In Nasonia vitripennis strain AsymCx chromosome 2, Nvit_psr_1.1, whole genome shotgun sequence, a genomic segment contains:
- the LOC100680374 gene encoding uncharacterized protein PF11_0213-like, whose product MSTSKTSTNNTELIKLSNKIEKLTKIVDNLQEEVKSMKRNKSYRNEIQHREINKSKTSMKSENKSKTNPFDRLKFFRKNDKTSEKSVTYVDSDNKKDKDRSKGKAKNDQQLGTIKKSDTTDLPITPKKKRSHLTHLNSDDNDVKINKQSDLVCSVKDCSVQTNNDNRELSTQHKISLKNKKEKNSEQLDKEVIKSKSKSKLKSSCDGCAKSKSNSKISQCAKGCPYLDKRQAIDKETKIENVESKLKEDKIESNVQTLNNQDYMIDNQHNVKRFKNKKIMVNLIRDGNEESLKNIQDNENLKINCRFIEDVDLSNIRNLKQSSADIVKSSAHAAERSREKRNGCNKCSQNCGPKTVLKINKAILAPDPPMIFLSSKDSSKSESRRRKKSLIKNCEQFLKKQKSKQRHSDYQPRTCCSPHHDEYSEIFN is encoded by the exons ATGTCAACTTCAAAAACTTCTACGAATAATACAGAATTAATCAAACTCTCcaataaaatcgaaaaactcACAAAGATTGTTGATAATTTGCAAGAAGAAGTAAAATCCATGAAACGAAATAAGTCTTATCGCAATGAGATTCAACATCGGGAAATTAACAAAAGTAAAACTTCTATGAAATCGGAGAATAAATCAAAGACCAACCCATTTGATaggttaaaattttttcgtaaaaatgataaaacaaGCGAAAAAAGTGTCACGTATGTGGACTCCGATAATAAAAAGGATAAAGATAGAAGTAAAGGTAAAGCAAAAAATGATCAACAATTAGgcacaattaaaaaaagtgataCAACTGATTTACCAATTACTCCTAAG aaaaaaagaagtcaTCTTACACATTTAAACTCTGATGATAACGATGTAAAAATCAACAAGCAGTCAGATCTTGTTTGCTCTGTAAAAGATTGTTCAGTACAAACTAACAATGACAATCGAGAATTGTCGACTCAACATAAGATTTCattaaagaataaaaaagaaaaaaactctGAACAACTGGATAAAGAAGTTATTAAATCGAAATCAAAAAGCAAATTAAAGTCGTCATGTGATGGTTGCGCTAAATCGAAGTCGAATTCAAAAATCTCACAATGCGCCAAAGGCTGTCCTTATCTCGATAAAAGACAAGCCATTGATAAAGAAACAAAGATTGAAAATGTAGAGTCGAAATTGAAAGAAGATAAAATCGAATCAAATGTTCAAACATTAAACAATCAAGATTACATGATCGATAACCAACACAACGTtaagagatttaaaaataagaaaataatggTTAACTTGATCCGAGATGGCAACGAagaatctttgaaaaatattcaagataatgaaaatttaaaaattaactgTAGATTTATCGAAGACGTGGACTTATCCAACATCagaaatttaaaacaaagcaGTGCAGACATCGTTAAATCATCCGCTCACGCAGCTGAAAGGTCGAGAGAAAAGAGGAATGGTTGCAATAAGTGCTCTCAAAATTGCGGACCGAAAACAgtactaaaaattaataaagctaTTTTAGCTCCTGATCCTCCCATGATTTTTCTGTCTTCAAAAGACTCGAGTAAAAGTGAATCACGTCGACGCAAGAAGAGCTTGATTAAAAATTGTGagcaatttttgaaaaaacaaaaatccaaGCAACGTCATTCTGATTACCAACCGCGTACCTGTTGCTCACCTCATCATGACGAATATTCGGAGATTtttaattga
- the LOC100120172 gene encoding 1-acyl-sn-glycerol-3-phosphate acyltransferase beta, with the protein MLEMSCSSIGVALFFLAVMICAISEVARYHTKHFVFVIISAIWATWPIPLMFFRVRDWRNALIPAWGARQAAKVIGINYQVRGKENIVKDSGAVVLINHQSNLDLCVLAQLWPILQRCTVISKKQVLYFGTFGLASWLWGTIFIDRVKKEEAQSTVNSTAEIIKRRKAKVLMYPEGKRHTGSSLLPFKKGGFHVAIDSQTPIQPVVVSRYYFINDKLKKFDSGTSYITILPPIPTKGLTKADLPQLIEQTYQVMNKVYQESTQEALESHMESLKLD; encoded by the exons ATGCTCGAGATGTCTTGCAGCAGCATTGGTGTAGCTCTTTTCTTTCTCGCGGTGATGATCTGCGCGATCAGCGAGGTCGCCAGGTACCACACCAAACACTTTGTCTTCGTCATTATCAGCGCGATATGGGCGACATGGCCGATACCGCTGATGTTCTTCAGAGTCAGGGATTGGCGAAATGCTTT GATACCAGCTTGGGGTGCGAGACAAGCCGCCAAGGTGATCGGTATTAATTACCAAGTTCGAGGGAAGGAGAACATTGTCAAAGACAGCGGAGCAGTCGTACTGATCAATCATCAAAGTAATCTCGACCTTTGTG TGCTTGCCCAACTTTGGCCGATTCTCCAAAGGTGCACCGTCATCTCGAAGAAACAGGTTCTGTACTTCGGCACATTCGGTCTGGCGAGTTGGCTCTGGGGCACGATCTTCATCGACAGAGTCAAAAAGGAAGAGGCCCAAAGTACCGTCAATTCAACCGCTGAAATTATCAAAAGAAGAAAg GCAAAAGTACTGATGTATCCTGAAGGAAAGAGGCACACGGGCTCGAGCTTGTTACCGTTTAAGAAAGGCGGATTCCACGTGGCAATTGACTCGCAAACGCCTATTCAGCCAGTAGTCGTCTCGAGATATTACTTTATAAAcgacaaattgaaaaagtttgACTCGG GTACCAGTTACATCACGATACTGCCGCCGATACCAACCAAGGGCTTGACCAAGGCCGACCTGCCCCAGCTGATCGAGCAGACGTATCAGGTGATGAACAAGGTCTACCAGGAGTCCACCCAGGAAGCACTGGAGAGCCACATGGAGAGCTTGAAACTGGACTAG